The Desulfobacterales bacterium genome contains the following window.
CGATAAAATCGGTGTCGCCATTGACCTGGCGACACCGGAGCTGTTTGACAAATTCCGGGGAACCGGTGTTGGGGGTCCCCATAAATGGGAGATCTACTGGCAATGCCTGTCGGATTCCATACGGATATTCGGCAAAGGAAACGCCGGACCCCATCTGATGGTGGGAATGGGTGAAACCGAAAAAGAGATGTCTGCGGTAATACAGCGTGCCAAGGATATGGGCGGCAACACCCACCTGTTTTCATTCTTTCCGGAAGAATCGTCCGCCCTGGCTTTGGAAGGACTTCTGCCGCCGCCCATGGATCAGTATCGCCGCATCCAGATAGCGCGCTATATCATTGACACAGAGGCAAGGCACATTACGGATTTTTCTTTCTCACCGGATGGGCAAATAGAGTCTTTCGGGCTACCGACCGGCGAAATTGACGCCATCATCGATTCGGGCCGTCCCTTTGAAACAAGCGGCTGCACCGGAAATGACGGTCAGGTGGCCTGCAACCGCCCTTTCGGCAATTCCAGGCCCGGTCCGAATATCCGCAATTTTCCCTTTAAACCCGATCGGACGGACATTCGACGGATACGTAACCAGATGAACCCCGAAAGTAAATCGGAGATACCGGCCACCAGTATCAAGCGGCGAAACCGTAAAACGGAAAGCACAGCACCGACCAGTGGGATTTAGATGGACTGACCATATTACCATTTGATCAAACCCATAGCCGTCAATATTCGCTAAAGAGATCAAACGCATTCTCTCAAAGAACCGATTTATACGGACTTTTTTATACGGACTTTAGCTGTGGATCGATTCAGCTCAACAGTGGATTATATCGAATAACGGTTGATACAGCCTCTGATTCCATCGAAAAATTATTATCACATTCACTGCAGGTCATACAATGTTGCACGTGGCACCTCAAAAAAGTCAATTAAACATAAAATGTAATAATATCATATATATTTATTTGATATTGTTTGATTAAAAATTACTTGACATTCATTAAAATATACTGCTATGAATTTAATAGATTATTGGTCTTACCAAAAAAACTAAAAAGGTCTGGCTGCTGTTTTGTCAAGATGAAAAAAAATTACATAAGACCATTAAGCCGCCGACCTTGATTCAAAAATCACGGCAAAGCAACCCCCATTGATATGCCGGTTTTTCTCTTTCAGGATTGATTGTTATCTGGTACTTCTAACCAGATTTGAGCACGAAATTCTTGATTGTTTTTTAGGAATAGGCATTGGGCTTATTGTCTGGTAAACTGGGAAATTATTTAAAAGTGGGTATGCACTTTACTCAACCGACCACATGGTGTAGTATGCGGTTATGGAGGAGCCAAGACACCCTGTTGC
Protein-coding sequences here:
- a CDS encoding radical SAM protein encodes the protein MTTTQSKESPEYMRMSLAAAMTLDFKQGLFYRNAKLYCINLLLTYDEGCRARCAYCGLSQKRPGSYDGKSFIRVTWPTYRLEEIIARISARRDRVKRICISMVTHKRAVKDTKTVCSRLRSHLDVPVSLLISPTILKPEDLTDFKAAGADKIGVAIDLATPELFDKFRGTGVGGPHKWEIYWQCLSDSIRIFGKGNAGPHLMVGMGETEKEMSAVIQRAKDMGGNTHLFSFFPEESSALALEGLLPPPMDQYRRIQIARYIIDTEARHITDFSFSPDGQIESFGLPTGEIDAIIDSGRPFETSGCTGNDGQVACNRPFGNSRPGPNIRNFPFKPDRTDIRRIRNQMNPESKSEIPATSIKRRNRKTESTAPTSGI